One Rosa chinensis cultivar Old Blush chromosome 5, RchiOBHm-V2, whole genome shotgun sequence genomic region harbors:
- the LOC112167460 gene encoding uncharacterized protein LOC112167460, which produces MKKPSKPTFPLPDSDLQPERPPSRRRARGSGLPRLKRAGLPTGKRSRPETPLLKWKIEHTEEENGKERRKVQNDLVEEEREEGGGGAARRKGKKGREVPMSARKLAAGLWRLQLPETGAERRSAQQLGFQPDAGHIGAPFLRQRNSKGFASEAKDNLQSPGSTSRNGFLRKLSNSVMEGATKWDPVCLKSSEEVRQIYSQMKLLDQQASAVSVVNVLESELEQARARIQELELERRSSKKKLEHFLRNMNEEKVAWRSREHEKIRAFIDDIKVELNRERKSRQRTEILNSKLVNELADAKLSAKRYMQDYEKERKARELIEEVCDELAKEIGEDKAEVEALKRESMKLRDDVEEERKMLQMAEVWREERVQMKLVDAKVAVEEKYSLMNKLVADLEIFLKSRSSTPDVKEMREGEFLRRAAAAVNIQDVKDFSYEPPNPDDIFSVFEEVNFGEPNEREIEQCVAYSPASHASKIRTVSPEANGIDKNRIQRHAIAYVGENGDIEEDESGWETVSHLEDQDSSYSPDGSAPSVNKNHRESNVTDSGTDEWEEENDGEETPITEISEVCSVPIKQSKKVSSIARLWRSGPNNEDNYKIISVEGINGRLSNGRISKGDILSPDRGSGKGGLSPSDLVGQWSSPDSGNHHIRGMKGCIPLGAQKNSLKARLLEARLDSQKVQLRHVLKQKI; this is translated from the exons ATGAAGAAGCCCAGCAAGCCGACATTCCCACTACCGGACTCGGATCTTCAGCCGGAGCGGCCGCCCAGCAGGAGGAGAGCCCGGGGCTCGGGTTTGCCCCGGCTCAAGCGGGCCGGGCTGCCCACCGGGAAACGGAGCCGGCCCGAGACGCCTTTACTCAAGTGGAAGATCGAGCATACCGAGGAGGAGAACGGGAAGGAGAGGCGGAAAGTCCAAAATGACCTTGtcgaggaggagagagaagagggaggaggaggagcagcgAGGAGGAAGGGCAAGAAGGGGAGAGAGGTGCCCATGTCGGCCAGGAAGCTCGCCGCCGGACTCTGGAGGCTACAGTTGCCGGAGACCGGCGCCGAGCGACGGAGTGCCCAGCAGCTAGGGTTTCAG CCTGATGCAGGCCATATTGGAGCACCATTTCTCCGCCAACGCAATAGCAAAGGATTTGCTTCTGAAGCAAAGGATAATTTACAAAGCCCTGGTTCCACCTCAAGGAATGGATTCTTGCGCAAG TTATCCAACTCTGTCATGGAAGGTGCAACAAAATGGGATCCTGTCTGCTTAAAATCATCAGAAGAGGTACGCCAGATTTACAGCCAAATGAAGCTTCTTGACCAGCAAGCGTCTGCTGTATCAGTGGTAAATGTACTTGAATCTGAATTAGAGCAGGCTCGAGCCCGGATTCAGGAGCTTGAGTTGGAGCGGCGTTCCTCAAAAAAGAAACTCGAACACTTCTTGAGGAACATGAATGAGGAAAAGGTTGCATGGCGGAGCAGAGAGCATGAGAAAATTCGTGCATTTATCGATGACATCAAGGTTGAATTGAACCGGGAAAGGAAGAGTCGTCAGAGAACTGAAATACTCAATTCCAAATTGGTTAATGAGCTGGCTGATGCTAAGTTATCTGCAAAGCGATACATGCAGgactatgaaaaagaaagaaaggcaaGAGAATTAATTGAGGAAGTATGTGATGAGCTTGCTAAGGAAATTGGAGAAGACAAGGCTGAAGTTGAAGCATTAAAGAGAGAATCTATGAAACTCAGAGATGACGTGGAAGAGGAAAGGAAGATGTTGCAGATGGCTGAGGTCTGGCGTGAGGAACGTGTTCAAATGAAGCTGGTTGACGCAAAGGTGGCAGTTGAGGAGAAGTATTCTCTGATGAACAAGCTTGTGGCAGATCTTGAGATTTTTTTGAAGTCAAGAAGTTCAACCCCAGATGTGAAGGAAATGAGAGAAGGAGAGTTTCTTCGACGGGCTGCTGCTGCTGTAAACATTCAAGACGTCAAGGACTTTTCTTATGAACCCCCCAATCCTGATGATATCTTTTCTGTGTTTGAAGAAGTTAATTTTGGTGAGCCTAATGAGAGGGAGATTGAACAGTGTGTTGCTTACAGTCCTGCTAGTCATGCTTCCAAAATTCGTACTGTGAGTCCTGAAGCTAATGGAATCGATAAAAACCGGATCCAGAGGCACGCAATTGCATATGTTGGTGAGAATGGTGAcatagaagaagatgagagtgGATGGGAAACTGTGAGCCATCTTGAGGATCAGGACTCAAGCTATTCACCAGACGGGAGTGCCCCTTCGGTCAATAAGAATCACCGAGAGAGTAATGTCACAGATAGTGGAACCGACGAatgggaagaagaaaatgatgggGAGGAAACACCAATTACCGAAATCAGTGAGGTTTGCTCGGTGCCAATAAAGCAGTCGAAGAAGGTATCAAGTATAGCAAGGCTTTGGAGATCTGGCCCAAATAATGAAGACAACTACAAGATTATCTCGGTAGAAGGAATAAACGGTAGGCTCTCAAATGGAAGGATATCCAAAGGGGATATTTTGTCTCCGGATCGAGGTTCAGGTAAAGGTGGTTTGAGCCCCTCTGATTTAGTGGGGCAGTGGAGTTCACCAGACTCTGGGAATCATCATATTCGGGGTATGAAAGGGTGCATCCCTCTTGGTGCGCAGAAGAACAGTTTGAAGGCAAGACTTTTGGAGGCAAGGTTGGACAGTCAAAAAGTTCAACTGCGTCATGTGCTTAAACAGAAGATCTAG
- the LOC112167461 gene encoding OVARIAN TUMOR DOMAIN-containing deubiquitinating enzyme 2 — MEGTVVRRVIPSDNSCLFNAVGYVMDHDKQKASELRQVIAATVASDPTKYSEAILGKPNEEYCAWILNPEKWGGAIELSILADYYGREIAAYDIQTTRCDLYGQEKNYSERVMLIYDGLHYDALAMSPFEEAPEEFDQTIFAVKNKTIGPVEGITLNLVKEQQRKRSYTDTANFTLRCGVCQVGLVGQKEAVEHAKATGHVNFQEYR; from the exons ATGGAAGGTACAGTCGTTAGAAGAGTTATTCCCTCAGACAATAGTTGCCTCTTCAATGCAGTTGG GTATGTTATGGACCATGACAAGCAAAAAGCTTCTGAATTGAGACAG GTTATAGCCGCAACGGTGGCAAGTGATCCAACTAAATATTCTGAAGCAATTCTGGGTAAACCAAATGAAGAGTATTGTGCTTGGATTCTCAACCCAGAGAAGTGGGGAG GTGCTATTGAGCTTTCAATATTAGCAGATTATTATGGACGTGAAATTGCAGCATATGATATCCAGACTACAAGATGCGATTTGTATGGTCAG GAGAAAAACTATTCTGAAAGGGTTATGCTGATCTATGATGGGCTTCACTACGATGCTTTAGCT ATGTCTCCATTTGAAGAAGCCCCGGAGGAGTTTGATCAGACTATATTTGCAGTTAAGAACAAGACCATTGGGCCAGTGGAGGGCATCACTCTTAATCTTGTGAAAGAGCAACAACG TAAAAGGAGCTATACAGACACTGCCAACTTCACTTTGCGCTGTGGGGTGTGCCAAGTTGGACTTGTCGGCCAGAAG GAGGCTGTAGAGCATGCAAAGGCGACTGGCCATGTCAACTTTCAAGAATACAGATAA